A genomic stretch from Telmatocola sphagniphila includes:
- a CDS encoding FAD-binding and (Fe-S)-binding domain-containing protein: MDRFADLQKHLQKHTQAEIRFDSTTRHLYSTDASIYQVPPLGVVIPRTAEDLQSTLQIALEQKIPIIPRGGGTSLSGQSIGAGLIIDCSKYLQRIQFGELDSQGRPTEMVVQPGVVLDDLNRAAGKYQMQFGPEVATANRATLGGMIGNNSAGSRSIVYGRTIDHVLGLKMMFADGTFQQIGKLPAVAERNKNFQKILTGHETAIRAVFPKIQRRVSGYNLVDCLPDNSLLPLLVGSEGTLGFTLEARLRLIPKPKQRGLIVPQFSSMRAALDALSLCLESKPSAVELMDALLIQLAKKQRGLADSFQVVTGDPAALLIVELVGDDGAEVADRSEKLEQRLRSVPGLTDVASVLQNEEREKLWNARRSAVPLLYSIPGKRKPITFVEDTAVSPEVLPQFADDFREILKRHGTDGAFYGHASVGCLHIRPLLDIQRNEDLNRMTAIMEDITSLVRSYKGSLSGEHGDGLVRSSWNRKMFGDEVYGAFQQVKDLFDPGNLFNPGKIVNGPPMTENLRYAKAEKIELITVKTQFDYSKQEGFFNSVELCNGSGVCRKTQNGTMCPSYRATRDEKDTPRGRANALRHVMVDQQPISERWVHEVMDLCLSCKACKTECPSNVDVAKMKAEHQAAYYAIHSRPRSHYAARYVDTLNKLGSLLPSLSNWLGSFSFTRRIAGFHADRPLPRFARRSFFSWFRRRKTPLKPKNGKSIVLFADCLTSYTEPGIGRSTVQILELLGYTVELSSVKCCGRAKISKGFLAEAKAAVRAGAQALATQAATAEAIIGWEPSCVVALQDEWTELLVSPETKAIAAKTWLIDDWLAVHLKELLPHWPAAAEKKSVVLHGHCHQKAMLGTAGPVQVLKAIPGCEVKLLDTGCCGMAGMFGYEKEHYELSKQIAELSVLPQLRDNPQATVIADGTSCRHQISDLSQRPSMHLVEWVASNLNLDSK; encoded by the coding sequence ATGGATAGGTTCGCGGATCTCCAAAAGCATCTTCAGAAACATACCCAGGCCGAAATTCGATTCGATAGCACCACACGACACCTCTATAGCACCGACGCCAGCATCTATCAGGTCCCACCGCTCGGTGTAGTAATTCCCCGTACCGCCGAAGATCTCCAGAGCACTCTTCAAATCGCACTGGAACAAAAAATTCCCATAATTCCCCGGGGCGGCGGCACCAGTCTCTCCGGCCAATCGATCGGGGCCGGCCTGATAATCGATTGCTCGAAATACCTGCAACGAATTCAATTCGGCGAGTTGGACTCCCAGGGTCGGCCAACGGAGATGGTCGTCCAGCCGGGGGTAGTACTCGACGATCTGAACCGAGCCGCCGGGAAGTATCAGATGCAGTTCGGGCCGGAAGTAGCGACCGCCAACCGGGCCACTCTAGGGGGGATGATCGGCAATAACTCTGCCGGTTCCCGATCAATAGTGTATGGCCGAACCATCGATCATGTTTTGGGACTGAAGATGATGTTTGCCGATGGCACTTTTCAGCAGATTGGAAAACTCCCGGCGGTCGCTGAACGGAACAAAAATTTTCAGAAGATTCTGACAGGCCACGAGACCGCGATTCGCGCGGTTTTTCCCAAAATCCAAAGACGCGTCAGCGGCTACAATCTGGTCGACTGCCTGCCGGACAATTCACTACTTCCCTTACTGGTTGGCAGCGAAGGGACCCTAGGTTTCACACTGGAAGCACGGCTACGGCTGATTCCCAAGCCCAAACAAAGGGGATTGATCGTTCCGCAATTTAGTTCAATGCGTGCCGCCTTGGATGCCCTATCCCTTTGCCTGGAGTCAAAGCCGAGTGCCGTGGAGTTGATGGATGCCCTGCTCATTCAATTGGCCAAAAAACAACGCGGACTGGCGGATAGCTTCCAAGTCGTTACCGGCGACCCGGCAGCCTTGCTCATTGTCGAATTGGTTGGGGACGACGGCGCCGAAGTGGCTGATCGATCTGAAAAATTAGAACAGCGACTTCGTTCGGTACCTGGGTTGACCGACGTCGCAAGCGTGCTGCAGAACGAGGAGCGGGAGAAACTCTGGAATGCTCGGCGCTCCGCCGTGCCCCTGCTTTACAGCATTCCCGGCAAGCGAAAGCCGATTACCTTCGTCGAAGACACCGCCGTTTCGCCCGAGGTCCTGCCGCAGTTTGCCGATGATTTCCGTGAAATCTTGAAGAGACATGGCACGGATGGGGCTTTTTACGGCCACGCCAGCGTCGGCTGTCTGCATATCCGCCCTTTGCTGGATATCCAGCGTAATGAAGACCTGAATCGCATGACAGCGATCATGGAGGATATCACTTCTCTGGTGCGCAGCTACAAGGGTTCCTTGAGTGGCGAGCATGGCGACGGGTTGGTACGCAGTTCCTGGAATCGCAAGATGTTCGGCGATGAGGTCTACGGGGCTTTCCAACAAGTGAAAGACCTCTTTGATCCGGGCAATCTCTTCAATCCCGGCAAGATTGTGAACGGGCCGCCGATGACGGAAAATCTTAGGTATGCGAAAGCGGAGAAGATCGAATTAATCACTGTAAAAACCCAATTCGACTATTCGAAGCAGGAAGGGTTCTTCAATTCGGTGGAACTCTGCAACGGATCGGGCGTCTGTCGAAAAACGCAGAATGGGACCATGTGCCCTTCTTATCGGGCCACCAGAGATGAGAAGGACACTCCGCGCGGCCGGGCGAACGCGCTGCGCCATGTAATGGTGGATCAGCAGCCGATCTCCGAACGCTGGGTTCATGAAGTGATGGACCTTTGTTTGAGCTGCAAGGCGTGCAAAACCGAATGCCCCAGCAATGTCGACGTTGCCAAAATGAAGGCGGAGCATCAGGCGGCCTATTACGCAATCCACTCCCGACCCCGAAGCCATTATGCCGCCCGCTACGTCGATACCTTGAATAAGCTAGGTAGCCTACTCCCCAGCTTGTCGAACTGGCTGGGAAGCTTCTCTTTTACGCGAAGGATCGCCGGCTTTCATGCGGATCGTCCGTTACCCCGATTTGCTCGGCGGTCCTTTTTTTCCTGGTTCCGACGACGAAAAACTCCCTTGAAACCTAAAAACGGCAAGTCGATCGTTCTGTTTGCGGACTGTTTGACCTCCTATACCGAACCAGGCATCGGCCGGTCCACCGTGCAGATTCTGGAATTGCTGGGTTACACGGTCGAACTCTCCAGCGTGAAATGCTGCGGACGAGCCAAGATCAGCAAAGGTTTTCTTGCGGAAGCCAAAGCGGCAGTTCGAGCGGGAGCCCAAGCATTAGCAACCCAGGCCGCGACGGCCGAGGCGATCATCGGTTGGGAACCGAGTTGCGTCGTAGCCCTGCAAGATGAATGGACGGAACTTTTGGTCTCTCCGGAAACGAAAGCAATAGCGGCAAAAACCTGGCTCATCGACGATTGGTTGGCCGTGCACCTGAAAGAGTTGCTTCCGCACTGGCCCGCCGCCGCTGAAAAGAAATCGGTAGTCCTTCACGGACATTGCCATCAAAAAGCCATGCTGGGAACTGCTGGACCGGTGCAGGTTCTAAAAGCAATCCCAGGTTGCGAAGTGAAACTTCTGGATACCGGCTGCTGTGGCATGGCCGGGATGTTCGGCTACGAAAAAGAACATTATGAATTGAGCAAGCAGATCGCCGAGTTGTCGGTGCTACCGCAATTGCGAGATAATCCCCAGGCGACGGTCATTGCGGATGGAACTTCCTGCCGTCATCAAATCAGCGATTTGAGCCAAAGGCCTTCCATGCATCTGGTGGAATGGGTGGCCAGTAACCTGAATTTGGATTCGAAATAG
- the rpiB gene encoding ribose 5-phosphate isomerase B, whose translation MKIALANDHRGVAMKQRLLNWLRDQGHQISDLGANTPDVSVDYPDYAFVVAEGVSKGEYDRGILICGTGVGMCIAANKVFNVRAACCHDPITAELCRRHNDANVICLSADLLGEDGAERILSIFLSTEFEQGRHLRRIDKIASFEAKTSSS comes from the coding sequence ATGAAAATTGCTTTGGCCAATGATCACCGTGGCGTTGCCATGAAGCAGCGCCTTCTCAACTGGCTTCGAGATCAGGGACACCAGATCAGCGATCTGGGCGCGAACACGCCCGATGTCAGCGTAGATTATCCGGATTACGCCTTCGTGGTAGCCGAGGGCGTCAGTAAGGGCGAATACGACCGCGGAATTTTGATCTGCGGCACGGGTGTCGGCATGTGCATCGCGGCTAATAAAGTGTTTAATGTCCGGGCGGCCTGCTGTCACGATCCGATAACGGCCGAGCTCTGCCGGCGCCATAACGACGCCAACGTCATCTGCCTGTCCGCCGATTTGCTAGGGGAAGACGGTGCCGAACGAATTCTCAGCATCTTCCTGTCCACCGAGTTTGAACAGGGCCGTCATTTGCGCCGGATCGATAAAATCGCGTCGTTTGAAGCTAAAACTTCTTCGAGCTGA
- a CDS encoding DUF7847 domain-containing protein, producing the protein MADERLATREIDWLKTFPWLRLFRTFLVALDPFKLIVAAVGILTTALAWLIISLFFNNFFFVAKPKLTDFDPKSYQKDGVTDEEAIKKRNDDYSRRLNSWKLQYKLAGSTAIEEYETVDGVKHTIKGGKYRIMPWFEDRGPNPVSMLKNTVTGSPNERNETIGRFLQGQVFVLVEPLLKFLTPVSYLFDAQANTWTRLYLVVLLLVELAIWAFFGGIITRMAISTLAGKETGGLRGAIDFVRKHYISYVSSPVVPIAGLFAIVIGCMVFGLFHLIPGIGDILIDGLGWLIPLGAGFIMALIVLGLVGYPLMYTTLSAEGSDTFDALSRSYNYVYESPWSYLWYSIISILYGAVLVFFVVVVTSLTVYLANWGVSQTILTQTTNREPQYLYTYAPTSFGWRQLLLEGTPLETYNDVYVHKTAAEEYLKEYTWYNIAGAGMVSFWLTAVFMLMLGFSYSYFWTASSMIYLLMRKKVDETEIDEIHIDDADFEPQGAKVPPPSPTPAPEAVNSAPVVQMVDPPTLRAVPPSDIKPIDPPPTSSTDPKPSV; encoded by the coding sequence ATGGCCGACGAGCGCTTGGCGACCCGTGAAATCGATTGGCTCAAGACATTTCCGTGGCTCCGCTTGTTTAGAACTTTTCTCGTCGCACTCGATCCTTTTAAACTGATTGTTGCCGCAGTCGGTATTTTAACCACCGCCCTGGCTTGGTTAATCATTTCGTTGTTCTTCAACAACTTCTTCTTTGTAGCCAAGCCGAAACTCACCGATTTCGATCCGAAGTCCTATCAGAAGGACGGCGTGACCGATGAGGAAGCGATTAAGAAGCGTAACGACGACTACTCTCGTCGGCTAAACTCCTGGAAACTGCAGTACAAACTGGCTGGTTCCACAGCTATCGAAGAATACGAAACGGTAGATGGAGTCAAGCACACAATCAAAGGCGGTAAATACCGAATCATGCCCTGGTTCGAGGATCGCGGACCCAATCCGGTCTCCATGCTGAAGAATACCGTCACCGGCAGCCCGAATGAGCGCAACGAAACCATCGGCCGATTCCTTCAGGGACAGGTTTTCGTACTAGTCGAACCGCTCTTGAAGTTTTTGACCCCGGTGAGCTATCTATTCGACGCCCAGGCCAATACCTGGACTCGGCTCTACCTGGTCGTGCTGCTTTTGGTTGAACTGGCCATCTGGGCTTTCTTCGGCGGAATTATCACCCGAATGGCCATTAGCACGCTCGCCGGGAAGGAAACTGGTGGATTGAGAGGCGCCATCGATTTCGTTCGCAAACACTATATTTCTTATGTGAGCTCTCCGGTGGTTCCCATCGCCGGCCTGTTCGCCATTGTCATTGGTTGCATGGTCTTCGGCCTGTTCCATTTGATTCCGGGCATCGGCGATATTCTGATCGATGGCCTGGGATGGTTGATTCCCCTCGGCGCCGGCTTCATCATGGCCCTGATTGTGTTGGGCCTTGTTGGGTACCCGCTGATGTACACGACTCTGAGTGCCGAAGGAAGCGACACCTTCGATGCGCTCAGTCGGTCCTACAACTACGTTTATGAATCGCCCTGGAGCTACCTCTGGTACTCCATCATTTCGATTCTCTACGGGGCAGTGCTGGTATTCTTCGTGGTTGTGGTTACTTCTTTGACTGTATATCTCGCTAACTGGGGGGTGAGCCAGACAATCCTGACTCAGACTACCAATCGCGAACCGCAGTATCTGTACACTTACGCTCCGACATCTTTCGGCTGGCGGCAGTTGCTGCTCGAAGGAACCCCGTTGGAAACTTACAACGATGTCTACGTTCACAAGACTGCCGCGGAAGAATATCTGAAGGAATACACCTGGTACAACATTGCCGGCGCTGGAATGGTTTCCTTCTGGTTGACCGCCGTCTTCATGCTCATGCTCGGTTTCAGCTACAGTTACTTCTGGACGGCCAGTTCAATGATTTACCTGCTGATGCGGAAGAAGGTCGATGAAACGGAGATCGATGAAATCCACATCGACGATGCCGATTTCGAACCGCAAGGGGCTAAGGTGCCTCCTCCTTCTCCGACTCCGGCTCCCGAAGCCGTGAATTCGGCTCCGGTGGTTCAGATGGTCGATCCGCCGACCTTGCGAGCCGTGCCGCCGAGCGATATTAAGCCGATCGATCCGCCGCCAACCAGTTCGACAGATCCTAAGCCGAGTGTTTAA
- a CDS encoding helix-turn-helix domain-containing protein, which translates to MSKPFEIGAEPPPLASKNQRKLTPKKFTKGRFNDINSFLDFAASNLERSDLVVWLLLWRDTGRDGCARPSTQYLAMRAGCSRETVSRAIASLTSKGLLSIIHRGGLNRGPSVYRIRPPNM; encoded by the coding sequence ATGAGCAAACCCTTTGAAATCGGGGCCGAACCGCCGCCGCTGGCATCGAAGAACCAGAGGAAGCTTACGCCAAAGAAATTTACTAAGGGCCGTTTTAACGACATAAACAGCTTCCTCGACTTTGCGGCATCGAACCTTGAACGGTCCGATTTGGTTGTTTGGCTGCTGCTCTGGCGGGATACCGGTCGCGATGGCTGCGCCCGCCCATCAACACAATATTTAGCGATGCGGGCCGGTTGTAGTCGGGAAACCGTTTCCCGGGCGATTGCTTCACTAACCTCGAAGGGATTGCTTTCGATCATACATCGTGGCGGATTGAATCGGGGGCCGAGTGTGTATCGTATTCGACCGCCCAACATGTGA
- a CDS encoding anthranilate synthase component II, producing the protein MILLIDNYDSFTYNLVQRFGEIDPNLDMQVYRNDKITLEKIEELKPSHIIISPGPCTPKEAGISNQVLQNFAARIPIFGVCLGHQCIGHTFGGEVVRNVRIMHGKVSPIHHDGKGLFAGLSNPFDATRYHSLVIKKETFHNPDFEIGAWTAEGEIMGVRHKTWPLHGVQFHPESFLTVEGPVILKNFLKL; encoded by the coding sequence ATGATTCTTCTCATCGATAATTACGACTCTTTTACGTACAACCTCGTTCAGCGGTTCGGCGAGATCGACCCGAATCTGGACATGCAGGTCTACCGGAACGATAAGATTACTCTCGAAAAAATTGAGGAACTCAAGCCCAGCCACATCATTATTTCTCCCGGACCCTGTACACCCAAAGAAGCGGGAATCTCGAATCAGGTGCTGCAGAATTTCGCGGCCCGGATTCCCATTTTCGGCGTCTGCCTGGGGCATCAGTGCATCGGGCATACCTTCGGTGGCGAAGTGGTGCGCAATGTTCGCATCATGCATGGGAAAGTGTCACCGATTCACCACGACGGCAAAGGGCTCTTTGCGGGTTTATCGAATCCGTTTGACGCGACCCGGTATCACAGTCTGGTGATTAAAAAAGAAACATTCCACAATCCCGATTTCGAGATAGGAGCTTGGACAGCCGAAGGAGAAATTATGGGGGTCCGGCATAAAACCTGGCCCTTGCATGGTGTTCAGTTCCATCCGGAGAGTTTCCTTACGGTGGAAGGCCCGGTGATCCTCAAGAACTTCCTGAAACTCTAA
- a CDS encoding sugar phosphate isomerase/epimerase family protein: protein MPQQILLFTNGWTDLALEELSAKASQWGYAGFELTCYPGFIDVGRASSDSSYLSQIRETLSRYDLRIGVVSNHKVSQAICDLIDERHKALLPEVIWGDGKPEGVRKRAIEEMVATIHLAQKLGVAVVSGFTGSPIWSYVAGYPAAPEKLISQAFKDFGKNFRPILEACRETGVKFAFEVHPGQMAFDLYSAEMVLDAVHGSEEFGFTFDPSHLHWQGVEPLEFLRAFPTRIYHVHAKDAILTLNGRAGILNSYLPSGDPRRGFQFRSPGHGSIDWESLFRELNTMKYTGAIAVDYHDRGIPRESGAQDACQFLKSFDILG from the coding sequence ATGCCTCAACAAATTCTACTGTTCACGAACGGCTGGACCGATCTCGCTCTGGAAGAGCTCTCGGCCAAAGCCAGCCAATGGGGATATGCCGGATTTGAATTGACCTGCTATCCCGGATTTATTGATGTGGGCCGGGCCTCCAGCGACTCCAGCTACCTATCGCAAATTCGAGAAACCCTGAGCCGTTATGATCTGCGAATCGGCGTAGTCAGCAATCACAAAGTCAGTCAGGCGATCTGCGATTTGATCGACGAACGCCATAAAGCTTTGCTGCCCGAGGTTATCTGGGGCGATGGTAAGCCGGAAGGTGTTCGAAAACGAGCCATCGAGGAAATGGTCGCCACAATTCATCTGGCTCAAAAGCTCGGTGTGGCCGTCGTCTCGGGTTTCACCGGTTCGCCGATTTGGTCTTACGTTGCAGGTTACCCCGCTGCTCCCGAAAAGCTCATCAGCCAGGCCTTCAAGGATTTTGGCAAGAACTTTCGTCCAATACTCGAAGCCTGCCGGGAAACCGGGGTCAAATTCGCCTTCGAAGTGCATCCCGGGCAGATGGCGTTCGATCTTTACTCGGCGGAAATGGTTCTGGATGCCGTGCATGGGAGCGAGGAATTCGGTTTCACCTTCGATCCCAGCCATCTGCACTGGCAGGGAGTCGAGCCCTTGGAATTTCTGCGAGCTTTCCCCACACGCATCTACCACGTCCATGCCAAGGACGCGATTTTGACGCTGAACGGGCGAGCCGGGATTCTCAACAGTTATCTTCCGAGCGGTGATCCCCGACGCGGCTTTCAGTTTCGCTCTCCCGGTCATGGCAGTATCGACTGGGAAAGCTTGTTTCGAGAGTTGAATACAATGAAATACACAGGGGCAATCGCAGTCGATTATCACGATCGAGGCATACCCCGTGAATCGGGGGCTCAGGACGCTTGCCAGTTCCTGAAATCGTTCGATATCCTGGGGTGA
- a CDS encoding serine hydrolase has translation MFNPFSLLFLALLPGDANFQKSDLHDFTQRIVPGFLENWQVPGCVVVIVRKAEDPLILPFGIRQVGHPEKVTPDTLFPLASCTKAFTSFLIGTAVQEDKMLWDDPVRKLLPDFQLSDPNASQLVSLRDLLSHRTGVGSHDFLWYRAPWGMSEAIKKACRLPLEKPFRGAMQYQTVMYMAAGQALEKATATPWKQLFEQKIASPLGMKQLQFTTVDYLKSKDHAAGHRRDLQLKTISVPEYDLKEPNPAGSLYLSGNDLSKWLQLLLNGGKFQEKTLLESKIFNELFQPQIAIPMDESARRFNPETRLTSYGLGWIVQDYRGRLLISHGGIIDGYRSHLTILPEEGLAIGVLANFHASRMNIALCNQLIDHYLKLETTDWNAYYRKLMDENVEAEMLAEQKRDQNRLKFTVSSIPQGQFAGQYENPAYGEISVTFKDNQLLWEWGSFHCPLQHFEHNRYRIVEGLLAGMFVDFKVRNGKVTGMETFELPFARK, from the coding sequence ATGTTTAATCCCTTCAGCCTTCTATTTCTGGCCCTTCTCCCTGGCGATGCCAACTTCCAAAAATCGGATTTACACGACTTCACCCAACGCATCGTTCCCGGTTTCCTGGAGAACTGGCAAGTCCCGGGCTGCGTGGTCGTGATCGTACGCAAGGCCGAAGATCCACTGATCCTGCCGTTTGGAATTCGGCAAGTCGGCCACCCGGAAAAGGTGACCCCGGATACCTTGTTTCCTCTGGCCTCCTGTACCAAAGCTTTCACTTCGTTTCTCATCGGTACGGCGGTTCAAGAAGACAAGATGCTCTGGGACGATCCCGTCCGGAAGCTGCTTCCGGATTTTCAACTCTCCGATCCTAACGCCTCCCAGTTGGTTTCTCTACGCGATTTGCTCTCCCATCGCACAGGCGTTGGCTCACACGATTTCCTCTGGTATCGCGCCCCGTGGGGAATGTCGGAAGCAATTAAGAAGGCTTGTCGGTTGCCTCTGGAGAAACCTTTTCGAGGCGCGATGCAGTACCAGACAGTGATGTATATGGCGGCGGGCCAGGCTTTGGAAAAAGCAACGGCTACTCCCTGGAAGCAACTCTTCGAGCAGAAAATTGCCAGCCCGCTGGGTATGAAACAGCTGCAGTTTACGACGGTCGACTATTTGAAAAGCAAAGATCACGCCGCCGGCCATCGTCGCGATTTGCAATTGAAGACGATTTCAGTTCCAGAATACGATCTGAAAGAACCGAACCCCGCCGGTTCGCTTTACTTGTCGGGAAACGACTTGAGCAAGTGGTTGCAGCTTCTGCTGAATGGAGGAAAATTCCAAGAGAAGACTCTGCTCGAATCCAAGATCTTCAACGAACTATTTCAACCGCAAATCGCCATACCGATGGACGAATCGGCCCGGCGCTTCAATCCGGAAACTCGACTTACCAGTTACGGATTGGGCTGGATCGTTCAGGATTATCGGGGCCGGCTCTTGATTTCGCATGGCGGTATCATCGATGGCTATCGTTCGCACCTGACGATCCTGCCCGAGGAGGGGCTGGCGATCGGAGTTCTGGCGAATTTCCACGCCTCCCGCATGAATATCGCACTTTGCAATCAATTGATCGATCACTATTTGAAACTCGAAACCACAGATTGGAATGCTTACTATCGCAAGTTAATGGATGAGAATGTTGAGGCCGAGATGCTCGCGGAACAGAAACGGGATCAGAATCGGCTGAAGTTTACGGTTTCCTCGATCCCTCAGGGGCAATTTGCAGGCCAATACGAGAACCCCGCCTATGGAGAAATTTCCGTCACTTTCAAAGACAATCAACTGCTTTGGGAATGGGGCAGTTTTCACTGCCCTCTCCAGCATTTCGAACACAATCGGTATCGGATTGTCGAAGGGTTGTTAGCCGGAATGTTCGTGGATTTTAAAGTGAGGAATGGAAAGGTAACCGGAATGGAGACATTCGAGTTACCTTTCGCCCGCAAATAA